Proteins encoded within one genomic window of Coprococcus phoceensis:
- a CDS encoding nucleotidyltransferase domain-containing protein, whose protein sequence is MTTEREAEYIFYMACAVVGKVNVPFPNVRPDWQKIYEISAYHRIENIVAYAVEQLCLNKEYCEQIPDEVKKQFQKARLSGIMRETIQYHEYEKLTKLFEEEGIERMLLKGGLLKYEYPSQDMRFLTDLDILVKTKDLERVSVLMEKLGYRVLHKGGHHDVYQKEPCMTVEIHKDCGTGYETLDNYMEGVWERSTKKEGCQTEYQMSWEDFYLYQTGHMAKHFEHGGAGIRMLLDFLVFENTKMSCCNTKIVENQLTQAKLFTMEKKIRELLQKGKCGESLEKEPVWNYIVQSGTYGLFQFHLQTEVNRYENKKAYFLQRIFPNQEQLIVAYPWLAQYPRRIWMAWIHRLTKKVICSPGKIIGEFRTLRNQDQNKKIRACMKEMGLEEKS, encoded by the coding sequence ATGACGACAGAAAGGGAAGCCGAGTACATATTTTATATGGCATGTGCAGTTGTGGGAAAGGTGAACGTGCCGTTTCCGAATGTGCGGCCAGATTGGCAGAAGATATATGAGATAAGTGCTTATCATCGCATTGAAAATATTGTGGCGTATGCGGTGGAACAACTATGCCTGAATAAAGAATATTGTGAACAGATACCGGATGAAGTAAAAAAGCAGTTTCAAAAAGCAAGATTATCCGGAATTATGCGGGAGACGATACAATACCATGAATATGAAAAGCTGACAAAACTTTTTGAGGAGGAAGGCATTGAGCGGATGCTGCTGAAAGGCGGTTTGTTAAAATACGAGTATCCTTCTCAGGACATGCGGTTTTTGACAGATTTGGATATCTTAGTAAAGACAAAAGATCTTGAGCGGGTATCTGTGCTGATGGAAAAGCTTGGATATCGGGTCCTGCATAAGGGAGGGCATCATGATGTCTATCAGAAAGAGCCTTGTATGACAGTAGAAATTCACAAAGACTGTGGGACAGGCTATGAGACTTTGGATAATTATATGGAAGGAGTCTGGGAACGAAGCACAAAAAAAGAAGGATGTCAGACAGAGTATCAGATGTCCTGGGAAGATTTTTATCTGTACCAGACAGGACATATGGCGAAGCACTTCGAGCATGGAGGAGCAGGGATACGGATGCTGTTAGATTTTCTTGTGTTTGAAAACACAAAGATGAGTTGCTGCAATACAAAAATTGTGGAAAATCAGCTAACTCAGGCAAAACTTTTTACAATGGAAAAGAAAATCAGGGAGTTGCTTCAAAAAGGAAAATGTGGTGAGAGCCTTGAAAAAGAGCCGGTCTGGAATTATATAGTACAGAGTGGAACTTATGGTCTTTTTCAGTTTCATTTACAGACAGAGGTCAATCGATATGAGAATAAAAAAGCTTATTTCCTGCAGAGGATATTTCCAAACCAGGAACAGTTAATTGTTGCATATCCGTGGCTGGCACAATACCCACGGAGAATTTGGATGGCGTGGATACATCGTTTGACAAAAAAAGTGATATGTTCTCCGGGAAAGATAATCGGAGAATTTCGCACGCTTAGAAATCAGGATCAGAATAAAAAGATAAGAGCATGTATGAAAGAGATGGGATTGGAGGAAAAATCATAG
- a CDS encoding PqqD family protein — translation MKIREGFILREVAGVFAAVPVEGESRQFHGMIQLNETGAFLWRNLEKECTQEQLVKALMEEYDVEEKQAKKDTAAVVGKFREAGILDE, via the coding sequence ATGAAAATTAGAGAAGGATTTATATTGAGAGAGGTAGCAGGAGTGTTTGCGGCAGTTCCGGTGGAAGGAGAGAGCAGACAGTTCCACGGCATGATACAATTGAATGAGACAGGAGCATTTCTGTGGAGAAATTTGGAAAAAGAATGTACGCAAGAGCAGCTGGTGAAAGCGCTAATGGAAGAATATGACGTGGAGGAAAAGCAGGCAAAAAAGGATACTGCAGCTGTAGTGGGAAAATTTCGGGAAGCAGGAATTTTAGACGAGTAG
- a CDS encoding LCP family protein, translating to MIRKRTNQEQREAFEELQQRKKRKLENARDRQSLDEDGKTRSRKRRKNKNRKNVRRRGRAKPHKVGLTLVTIQAIVSMLCVGMLHIIGIIPLKYMLIIGGILLLLLGLTLFTQLNRKKKAIGGKILSVVLIMVISVGTYYIGKANGALDKITGGNYKIDNMVVAVLKDDPAKDIKDTENYTFGVQYKMGRTDMEAAIQMVSEELGKDITVVEYQDLQEQAEALHDKKVDAIIYNEGYTDNISESFAGYKKSVRIIYEHKIKKELASTSVDTSIQDPFSVYISGIDVYGDIEQTSRSDVNIIATVNPKTHQILLVTTPRDYYVPIPGISGGENDKLTHAGNYGVDVSMKTLEELYQVEIPFYARINFTSLIDIVDHLGGVDVYSEYAFTTSKNSEHVMDVQQGINHFNGEEALAFSRERENVPGGDNQRGKNQQAVITAMIKKMISPQMLMKANSIIDDVSGNVETNMSQEQIQSLIKTQLSKGGSWNIYSVAAEGTGGKDICYSAASSGPLYVTYPDETSVANIEDLINRVEQGEIIEGSEVAE from the coding sequence ATGATTAGAAAAAGGACAAATCAAGAGCAAAGAGAGGCATTTGAGGAATTACAGCAGAGGAAAAAAAGAAAACTGGAGAACGCAAGAGATCGGCAAAGTTTGGACGAGGATGGAAAAACAAGATCTAGAAAGCGCAGAAAAAATAAAAACAGGAAAAATGTAAGACGCAGAGGGAGAGCAAAGCCGCACAAGGTAGGATTGACTCTTGTCACAATTCAGGCAATTGTGTCGATGTTATGTGTTGGTATGCTCCACATTATAGGAATTATTCCGTTGAAATACATGCTTATAATCGGAGGTATTCTATTGTTGCTGCTTGGGCTTACACTATTTACGCAGTTGAATAGAAAGAAGAAAGCAATTGGCGGAAAGATATTGAGTGTAGTCCTGATTATGGTGATCAGCGTCGGAACATATTATATCGGAAAGGCGAACGGGGCATTGGACAAGATTACGGGAGGCAACTATAAGATTGATAATATGGTTGTAGCTGTATTAAAAGATGACCCGGCAAAAGATATCAAAGATACTGAGAATTACACGTTTGGTGTTCAGTATAAGATGGGAAGAACGGATATGGAGGCAGCTATTCAGATGGTTTCCGAGGAGCTTGGAAAAGACATAACGGTAGTTGAATATCAAGATCTTCAGGAACAGGCAGAGGCACTGCATGATAAAAAAGTAGATGCGATTATTTACAATGAAGGTTATACAGATAATATTTCTGAGTCATTTGCAGGATATAAAAAGAGTGTTCGTATTATTTATGAGCACAAGATTAAGAAAGAACTTGCCAGCACGTCGGTGGATACGAGCATACAGGATCCATTCAGTGTGTATATCAGTGGTATTGATGTGTATGGGGATATTGAACAGACAAGCCGAAGTGATGTGAATATCATTGCCACAGTGAATCCAAAGACGCATCAGATTCTTTTGGTTACTACACCGCGAGATTACTATGTGCCGATTCCGGGCATTTCCGGAGGGGAGAATGATAAGCTGACACATGCCGGAAATTATGGTGTGGATGTTTCAATGAAGACATTGGAAGAGTTGTATCAAGTTGAGATTCCATTTTATGCCAGAATTAACTTTACTTCTTTAATTGACATTGTAGACCATTTAGGTGGTGTTGATGTATATTCTGAGTATGCATTTACGACAAGTAAGAACTCGGAACATGTCATGGATGTACAACAGGGAATCAACCATTTTAACGGTGAAGAAGCGCTGGCATTCTCAAGAGAACGTGAGAATGTGCCGGGCGGAGATAACCAGAGAGGAAAGAATCAGCAGGCAGTTATCACGGCCATGATCAAGAAAATGATTTCGCCTCAGATGCTTATGAAAGCGAACTCAATTATCGACGACGTAAGTGGAAATGTAGAGACTAACATGTCTCAGGAACAGATCCAATCTTTGATCAAGACACAGTTGAGTAAAGGCGGAAGCTGGAATATTTATTCAGTCGCAGCGGAGGGAACCGGAGGAAAAGATATCTGTTATTCGGCAGCTAGCTCAGGTCCGCTCTATGTTACATATCCGGATGAGACATCGGTTGCAAACATTGAGGATTTGATCAACCGAGTGGAACAAGGAGAAATTATTGAAGGATCAGAAGTCGCAGAGTAA